One window of candidate division WOR-3 bacterium genomic DNA carries:
- a CDS encoding type II secretion system F family protein, giving the protein MILLIFILSFIAFYYLVLSFIPSPEEVALSSRLERLRRRRVRIEIASKILAYLAPFAEIIVKILKRYLPEDYLHSLERKMEMAGERGKPVEAVLMEKVISGFVFFVVSIIIMMLIFNAPFSFSLVMGFVVLFVGFFYKDFSLNQEIKRRHYLIQKDLGDALDQLNTAVQAGLGFNAAFQYVTEAMHPCPLREEFALMLSELRLGKKRTEALRALADRTQHPDLTLVAITIAHGEELGAPITQTLASLADEVRRKRWDQAEEKAAKTPVLIVIPTILLILPTIFIIIFGPFVLYYLFGGGM; this is encoded by the coding sequence ATGATACTTTTAATTTTTATATTATCTTTTATTGCTTTTTATTACCTTGTTCTCTCTTTTATTCCTTCACCTGAAGAAGTTGCTTTATCTTCACGTCTTGAGAGATTAAGGAGAAGGAGGGTTAGAATTGAAATTGCCTCAAAAATTCTTGCTTACTTGGCCCCCTTTGCCGAGATAATTGTTAAGATTTTAAAAAGATATCTACCAGAGGATTATTTACATTCTCTTGAAAGGAAAATGGAAATGGCGGGAGAAAGAGGTAAACCTGTGGAAGCAGTTCTTATGGAAAAAGTAATAAGTGGTTTTGTATTTTTTGTTGTTTCAATTATAATAATGATGCTTATTTTTAATGCACCTTTTTCTTTCAGTCTTGTTATGGGATTTGTAGTTCTTTTTGTGGGATTTTTTTATAAGGATTTTAGTTTAAACCAGGAGATAAAAAGGAGACATTATTTAATACAAAAAGATCTTGGTGATGCATTAGACCAATTAAACACAGCAGTACAGGCAGGTTTGGGATTCAATGCAGCTTTTCAGTATGTAACAGAAGCCATGCACCCATGTCCACTCAGAGAAGAATTTGCCTTAATGCTCTCGGAGCTTAGATTAGGTAAAAAAAGGACTGAGGCTTTAAGAGCCCTTGCTGATAGAACTCAACATCCAGATCTTACACTTGTAGCAATTACAATAGCCCATGGTGAGGAGCTTGGTGCACCAATAACCCAGACATTAGCTTCTCTTGCTGATGAAGTTAGAAGGAAGAGATGGGATCAAGCAGAAGAAAAAGCTGCAAAAACCCCTGTTCTTATAGTAATACCCACAATTCTTTTAATTTTGCCTACAATATTTATTATAATTTTTGGTCCTTTTGTTTTATATTATCTATTCGGAGGAGGTATGTAA
- a CDS encoding type II secretion system F family protein — MVTLILIILSIIGAIYILIIFLEEFFIYYIRNIQQKLDPADFPVKNFILLEFRVLFALSIITYLFLGKNLVTKIFVIVLFAVLIIIFFPQYAYTIRNKWIEKFNDQLEEGMRLIVSGLRAGLGFNHCLRIVVQQMPPPMKTEFKRVLDEVSLGVPLEEALHHLEERIPSRELKIFTSAVILQRKTGGSLVDVLSGIADTIKARRRLKRRIDTLTAEGRLSAIVLTLLPLFLLILLRITQPDLFAPMLEEPIGILMLFIAALLDLIAALWIRKIITIEI; from the coding sequence ATGGTAACTTTAATTCTGATTATCCTTTCAATTATAGGTGCTATTTATATTTTAATAATTTTTCTTGAAGAATTCTTTATCTATTATATAAGGAATATTCAGCAAAAACTGGATCCTGCTGATTTTCCTGTTAAAAATTTTATTTTACTTGAATTCAGAGTTTTGTTTGCTCTCTCCATTATTACATACCTCTTTCTTGGTAAAAATCTTGTTACAAAAATTTTTGTTATAGTTTTATTTGCGGTTCTTATAATTATTTTCTTCCCTCAGTATGCTTATACGATAAGGAATAAATGGATAGAGAAATTTAATGACCAACTGGAGGAAGGGATGAGATTAATTGTGAGTGGATTGAGGGCTGGTCTTGGTTTTAATCACTGTTTAAGGATAGTTGTTCAGCAGATGCCTCCTCCAATGAAAACAGAATTTAAAAGGGTTCTTGATGAGGTTTCTCTTGGGGTACCTCTTGAGGAAGCTCTTCATCATCTGGAAGAAAGGATTCCTTCAAGAGAACTTAAAATATTTACAAGTGCGGTAATTTTGCAGAGGAAAACTGGCGGTTCTCTTGTTGATGTTCTTTCAGGTATAGCAGATACAATAAAAGCAAGAAGAAGATTGAAAAGAAGGATAGATACCCTTACTGCGGAAGGAAGGTTATCAGCAATAGTCCTTACTCTTTTACCCCTTTTTTTGTTAATTTTATTAAGAATAACACAACCAGACCTTTTTGCCCCCATGCTTGAAGAACCTATCGGTATTTTAATGCTTTTTATAGCAGCATTGCTTGATTTAATAGCAGCCCTTTGGATAAGAAAAATAATTACTATAGAAATATGA
- a CDS encoding ATPase, T2SS/T4P/T4SS family, producing MKKYALIGAKGGVGVSVLSSLLSYEISLKKKSALLIEAENHGDLPYIFGSDSKKSFKEALDSFKKEKKFKGEFIYGYSSYPSKLHMIFSKTGEIWDKEYEFISPLLKRIEPDYDYVLFDCGHTIDEKILNILDVVDLIFVVMKNDFLSLAKSKNLREIFRLRYYPPQKIEYVINFFNEEGISLEEIEKILEKEVLFILPEDESVLSITEFGFDTGKEKISQVIKDKIKEISSFILGELKREDFLEKRKEVKRDFLSGIFKRRKREDKDEKKVTEVVAESRPVESVIVEEVVEEVPFEVKKLIHAHIIREMTLSGELTATVESAASREEIRKKVEKLIVEKLDEFNIPLPSQEVRKKFVEDMIKEILGLGPLEDLLADPEVTEIMVNAPNKIYIEKGGKIYLTDRSFFNEAQLRMVIERIVAPIGRRVDEASPLCDARLPDGSRVNITLPPVSIDSPTITIRKFRKEPFTYKDLINFGSIADFMVDFLKACVYVKKNIVVAGGTGSGKTTLLNVLSSFIPEDERIVTIEDTAELRLQQPHIVRLEARPPNIEGKGEITIRDLVRNALRMRPDRIIVGECRGGEALDMLQAMNTGHEGSLTTVHANSPRDTLYRLETMVLMAGTELPVSAIRNYIASAIDFIVFVERMRDGKRRVTKISEITGIEGDIITMQDIFIFKQKGVSEKGEIIGEFMGTGIRPKVHEEFEIKGVKIDQSIYYKGRKEESW from the coding sequence ATGAAGAAATATGCTTTGATAGGTGCAAAGGGAGGTGTAGGGGTATCTGTTTTGTCCTCACTTTTATCTTATGAAATTTCTCTGAAAAAAAAGAGTGCACTTTTAATTGAAGCAGAAAATCACGGGGATCTTCCCTACATTTTCGGCTCAGATTCAAAGAAGAGTTTTAAAGAAGCCCTTGATAGTTTCAAAAAGGAGAAAAAGTTTAAAGGTGAATTTATATACGGTTATTCTTCTTATCCCTCAAAACTTCATATGATATTTTCTAAAACTGGTGAAATATGGGATAAGGAATACGAATTTATAAGTCCCTTATTAAAGAGAATTGAGCCTGATTATGATTATGTGCTTTTTGATTGTGGGCACACCATTGATGAAAAAATTTTGAATATTCTTGATGTTGTGGATCTAATTTTTGTTGTAATGAAAAATGATTTTCTATCACTTGCAAAATCAAAGAATTTAAGGGAAATTTTCAGATTAAGGTATTATCCTCCCCAGAAGATAGAATATGTAATAAACTTCTTTAATGAAGAGGGAATTTCTCTTGAAGAAATAGAAAAGATTTTGGAAAAAGAGGTTCTTTTTATTTTACCGGAGGATGAGTCAGTTTTAAGTATTACTGAATTTGGTTTTGATACAGGCAAGGAAAAGATCTCACAGGTCATTAAAGATAAAATTAAGGAGATTTCAAGTTTTATTTTAGGTGAATTAAAGAGGGAAGATTTTTTGGAAAAGAGGAAAGAGGTAAAAAGAGATTTTTTAAGTGGTATTTTTAAAAGAAGGAAAAGAGAAGATAAAGATGAGAAAAAAGTAACAGAGGTAGTAGCTGAATCAAGACCAGTTGAGAGTGTTATAGTGGAAGAAGTTGTAGAAGAGGTTCCTTTTGAAGTAAAAAAGTTAATCCATGCACATATTATCAGAGAAATGACATTATCTGGTGAACTTACAGCAACAGTGGAGAGTGCTGCATCGAGAGAAGAAATTAGAAAAAAGGTGGAAAAGTTAATAGTGGAAAAATTGGATGAATTTAATATTCCTTTACCGTCTCAAGAGGTTAGAAAAAAATTTGTGGAGGATATGATAAAAGAAATACTCGGACTTGGTCCACTTGAAGATCTTCTTGCTGATCCTGAGGTTACTGAAATTATGGTTAATGCTCCTAATAAGATTTACATAGAAAAAGGAGGAAAAATTTATTTGACTGATAGAAGCTTTTTCAATGAAGCTCAACTGAGGATGGTGATAGAAAGAATTGTTGCACCAATTGGAAGAAGGGTTGATGAGGCTTCCCCTCTATGTGATGCAAGATTGCCTGATGGTTCAAGAGTAAATATAACACTTCCTCCTGTTTCTATTGACAGTCCCACGATAACTATAAGAAAATTTAGGAAAGAACCATTCACCTATAAGGATCTCATTAATTTTGGTTCTATAGCAGATTTTATGGTTGATTTTTTAAAAGCTTGTGTATATGTAAAGAAAAATATAGTTGTGGCAGGTGGAACTGGTTCAGGTAAAACAACCCTTTTAAATGTTTTATCTTCATTCATTCCTGAGGATGAAAGGATAGTCACGATTGAAGATACTGCTGAGCTGAGACTCCAGCAACCTCATATAGTAAGACTTGAAGCAAGACCACCCAATATAGAGGGAAAAGGAGAAATCACAATAAGAGATCTTGTTAGAAATGCTTTAAGAATGAGACCCGATAGGATAATAGTTGGTGAGTGTAGAGGAGGAGAAGCACTTGATATGCTCCAGGCTATGAACACAGGGCATGAGGGGTCATTAACAACAGTTCACGCAAACTCACCAAGGGATACATTATACAGGCTTGAAACAATGGTTTTAATGGCTGGAACTGAGCTTCCTGTTTCAGCAATAAGAAATTACATTGCTTCTGCCATTGATTTTATAGTTTTTGTAGAAAGAATGAGAGATGGAAAAAGGAGGGTTACAAAAATATCAGAGATTACAGGTATTGAGGGAGATATAATAACAATGCAGGATATATTTATTTTTAAACAGAAGGGGGTCTCCGAAAAAGGTGAGATTATAGGTGAATTTATGGGGACTGGAATAAGACCAAAAGTTCACGAAGAGTTTGAAATTAAGGGTGTTAAAATTGATCAGAGTATATATTATAAAGGGAGGAAAGAGGAATCATGGTAA
- a CDS encoding pilus assembly protein N-terminal domain-containing protein, with protein MILKLFIVSYLVLFEGYSKLFKFVRPVKSVAIGNPDILGMRLLSDREVLLNAMKEGVTNIIIFTDRGTQEIECVIKKRDPLQFYKPKTLRTDVWVLEVERSINTDYGWEWLKQIGFSEYKIPETFPLDIGPIKRTTNLSSTLNFLEEKGVLKILSNPSLVVLEDKTSEFLSGGEIPVVIAQALGTATIEWKEYGVKLKISGKLDDEGYIILNLEPEISDLDYANAVTFQGAVVPAIRKNSAKVEVKLLPGESILIGGLKRKNVQEFRSYLPILGKIPLLGKLLFSRVTRNDVIKDVVFIVTPYVLPYERGAAQIHIFKGTKTKEFYIPTKIIDGNTYFELSDLFKKELDIGYKWIEEGKLAEINFGKRQSFLSVEKSTLEMDGVAFPLQPEVKIIDKVLFVPFSFFETIGLSGFWDPYTNDFYVLETLKEKE; from the coding sequence ATGATTTTAAAACTGTTTATTGTTTCATATCTTGTATTATTTGAGGGATATTCAAAACTTTTTAAGTTTGTGAGACCCGTTAAAAGTGTTGCTATCGGTAATCCTGATATTCTGGGAATGAGACTCCTTTCTGACCGAGAAGTTTTACTGAATGCGATGAAGGAAGGTGTAACAAACATTATAATTTTTACAGACAGGGGAACACAGGAAATAGAGTGTGTAATAAAAAAGAGAGATCCTCTCCAATTTTATAAACCTAAAACCTTAAGAACTGATGTTTGGGTTCTTGAAGTGGAAAGAAGCATTAATACTGATTATGGTTGGGAGTGGCTAAAGCAAATCGGATTTTCAGAATATAAAATTCCAGAAACTTTTCCTCTCGATATAGGACCAATAAAGAGAACAACTAATTTATCAAGTACACTTAATTTTCTTGAGGAAAAAGGTGTATTGAAAATCTTATCCAATCCATCCCTTGTGGTTCTTGAAGACAAAACATCAGAATTTCTGAGTGGCGGAGAGATACCTGTAGTGATAGCACAGGCACTTGGAACTGCTACTATTGAATGGAAAGAATACGGTGTAAAACTTAAAATTTCAGGTAAACTTGATGATGAAGGTTATATAATATTAAATTTGGAACCAGAAATTTCTGATCTTGATTATGCAAATGCTGTTACTTTTCAAGGAGCTGTTGTACCAGCTATAAGGAAGAATAGTGCAAAAGTTGAAGTTAAACTCTTACCAGGTGAGAGTATTCTGATAGGGGGCTTAAAAAGAAAAAATGTTCAGGAATTTAGAAGTTATTTACCAATCCTCGGTAAAATTCCTTTACTTGGGAAGCTACTATTTTCAAGGGTTACTCGTAATGATGTTATAAAGGATGTGGTTTTTATTGTCACGCCTTATGTATTACCCTATGAAAGAGGAGCAGCACAGATTCATATTTTTAAAGGGACAAAAACAAAGGAATTTTATATTCCTACAAAAATTATTGATGGTAATACCTATTTTGAACTTTCAGATTTATTTAAAAAAGAACTTGATATTGGATATAAATGGATAGAGGAAGGAAAGTTGGCTGAAATAAATTTTGGTAAAAGACAATCTTTCTTATCAGTTGAAAAGTCAACTCTTGAGATGGATGGGGTTGCTTTTCCGCTTCAGCCTGAGGTAAAAATTATTGATAAAGTTTTATTTGTTCCCTTTTCCTTTTTTGAAACGATAGGTTTATCAGGATTTTGGGACCCTTACACAAATGATTTCTATGTTCTTGAGACCTTGAAAGAAAAAGAGTAG
- the rpsQ gene encoding 30S ribosomal protein S17 — translation MKGKRKEFTGIVVSDKMDKTVVVLVERRVRHPLYKKEIKKRKKFYAHDEKNECKIGDKVRIMETRPLSKLKRWRVVEIIERAPGFEEEGGEK, via the coding sequence ATGAAAGGAAAAAGGAAGGAATTTACCGGTATAGTTGTTTCTGATAAAATGGATAAAACCGTCGTTGTGCTTGTAGAAAGACGGGTGAGGCATCCTTTGTATAAAAAGGAAATAAAGAAAAGGAAAAAATTCTATGCTCATGATGAAAAAAATGAATGTAAAATAGGAGATAAGGTAAGAATTATGGAAACAAGACCGCTTTCAAAATTGAAAAGATGGAGAGTTGTTGAAATAATTGAAAGGGCACCAGGATTTGAGGAAGAAGGAGGGGAAAAATGA
- the rplN gene encoding 50S ribosomal protein L14 codes for MIQQQSRLKVADNTGALEVMVIRVLGGSSRKYGTVGDICRATVKKIGTGSQIKEGEKVWVVIVRTKKEINRKDGSTIRFDDNAAVIIDPSGEPKGTRVFGPVARELREKRFMKIVSLAPEVW; via the coding sequence ATGATACAGCAGCAATCAAGACTTAAAGTTGCTGACAATACAGGTGCTCTTGAAGTAATGGTAATTAGGGTTCTTGGCGGGAGTTCAAGAAAATATGGCACTGTGGGAGATATATGCAGAGCAACTGTCAAAAAAATAGGAACAGGCTCACAGATAAAGGAAGGTGAAAAGGTTTGGGTTGTAATTGTTAGAACAAAAAAAGAAATAAATAGGAAAGATGGTTCAACAATAAGATTTGATGATAATGCAGCAGTTATTATTGATCCAAGTGGAGAGCCAAAGGGAACAAGAGTCTTTGGTCCAGTAGCAAGAGAATTAAGGGAAAAAAGATTTATGAAAATTGTTTCTCTTGCTCCGGAGGTATGGTAA